In Runella sp. SP2, the genomic window TCAAACTAACCCAAAAACACCCAACGTATGACAACTCCCACCGTTCTTTTAAATCATTTTTACCTCACTCTCGACCGCGAAACATTTCAGGCAATAGCCCAATCTGAGTTTTTACGCCAACAGTTTGCCCCCAACGAAATCAGAACCACAAATCGTACCGACCGAAGTTATACTGGGCTTTATTTTTACGGGGAAAGAACGTATTTTGAATTTTTTGACGTCACGACAGAAACACACCGACACATTGGTGATTCAGCCATTGCATTTGGCCTTGAAAACGAAGGAGACACTTCGCTTTTAGAAGTCCATTGGCCTGATTCGCACCGACTTAGTATTACTCGTCCCACCCATACCGAACAAGTACCTTGGTTTGAGATGCTCATTCCGAAAGGATTCACACTTGAAAACCCTCTGACCTTCTGGACGATGGAATACCGCCCTACTTTTCTTACAAGTTGGTTTCCAACGGCCACTGCTGCCCCTTCATTGGCACGCCAGGAGGTTTTAGAGCGTTACAAATCCCGAATTGACAAAGTTTGTCAGCCCTATTTTAAAAATATAAGTGGCCTGACCATTGGACTACCCGAAGATGTCTATCAAGCTGTTGACCATTTTACCCATCAATTTGGGTATTCTAAAAAAGCCACGTCTAGCGGTTTTTTCTTTACCGATGTTGAAAATGTAACGTACCACATTCAGCTCTCAGAAAGTATGCACTATGGAATTTCGGAAGTAGTTTTTGATGTTACGCGCCAACCGAGTCAGGCAAATTGGGAATTGGGCAATTCCGAGCTTCGGTTTTTAAATGACCAAAACGCCGTTTGGAAGTTTTGGTAACTTACAGCACCTTCCCGAAAGTTCAAAACTTTCGGGAAGGTGGAACTCCTAAACGCCTTTCGCGATTTTATCCAAACGTACAATCGACTGCACCATCGAACGAACGTCGTGATAATTGATTTTCCAAGAATGGCTCATGTGTTTCCAAATCGGCACACCTTGGCGCGTCATCAGCGGCCACCACTCACCTAGTTCGTGATTAATCATTTTATCAAACACAAAACGGTGGATGTTTTCGTACGCCTCCAAATACTTTTCGTCCTTGAGGTAACGGTACGCATCCAGCATTCCAATCAACATTTCGGCTTGCTGCCAAAACTCCTTCTCGCGGTCATAGACCTCGCCCGCGTGTGAACCTTCTACATACACCCCGCCAAATTCCCAGTCAACACCATATTGTAATGAATGACTGTACGATTTTTTGATTTGCTCGCCGTACGTATCATAAGGTAAACCTAGCACATCGAGGGCGTGCATCAACAACCACGCAAACTCCGAATTGTGTCCGTAGCTAGTATTGTCTTCTGCGGCGGCTTTCATTCCGTCTTCAGAAAAACGATCCCATCCCCACACAATATCAAATTTGATTTGTGGTGCTACCGACCAATCTGCCCAAAACTGCGGGATACCCGTACCGTATTCAGGGTGCATGATTTTGGTCACCAACAATTCGATGATTTCTAACAACTTACGACGGTGCACCTCCAATCCTGTGCATTCGTAAAGCGTCGTAAAAGCTTCCATTAAGTGCATGTGCGCATCAAGCGTTTTACGATCCCCGCCTGCTGCACCTGGCCCTTTGAGCGTCCAATCGCGGTGGAACATTTCAAAATATCCCCCAAAGTGGGTATCTGCACCATATTTTTGGAGAAGGTCAAAACATTTTTCGGCGTACTCCCGACCGCGCAAATCTCCCGTAGCGAGGGTATATTCACTCAATGAATAAATACAAAAACTGAGGCCGTAGATGATTTTTTGGTCGTTGGTGACTTCCCCTTTGCGGTTGGTCATCCAGTAAAATCCACCAAACTCCTCGTCCCACATATTGTTGATGAGGTAATCAACCCCGTGGCGGGCCATTTCGGCAAATTCACCGTTTCCATATCCCGCACGGTGCACCGACGAATAGGTAAAAACCGACCGCGATTGAGCAATCAACGATTTTTCATCTTCGCCCGAATCGTTTCCAAACTGGTCGAAATGCGTTAAAAAGCCACCATTTTCTTTATCGACGGTACGCTTTACCCAAAAAGGCAATAATCCATTGTTAAGATACGTCTCAATTTCCTGACGCAAGGAAGCAATTTTTTCAGAAGTCATAGTGAAGCGCTTTTTTCATAAAAACACAAACGTGTGTAATAACTACTGACACTGTGCCGATTTGGGCTATTTAGGTCTAAACACCTTTATCACGGCTTCGTTGGTTTCTAAAAATGGCCCTCCAATCAAATCAATGCAGTACGGAATAGCGGGAAAAACAGCATCCAAACACTGACGAATGGCCGAAGGTTTTCCTGGCAAATTAACAATCAGTGTTTTGCCCCGAATCCCTGCCGTTTGGCGTGACAAAATGGCCGTGGGCACGTACTGTAAACTCACTTGCCGCATCAGTTCCCCAAACCCTGGCATCATTTTATGGCAAACGGCCTCGGTTGCTTCGGGAGTAACATCGCGGGGCGCGGGGCCCGTTCCGCCGCATGTTACTACTAAACAGCAACCTTCTTTATCAGCCATTTCGACAAGGGCTTGGCTAATCAAATGTTGCTCGTCGGGAATAACCCGATACACGGGTTCCCAAGCACTGGTTAGGTATTCGTTGAGCGTTGACACAATGGCCTTCCCTGGGATGTCTTCATAAACACCCGCACTGGCGCGGTCGGAGACGTTAATAATGCCTATTTTAATCATCATGGAACAGTTTGTTTATAGCAACCGTTTAAAAAGAAAGCCCGTTCAGTTCGGTAAATCCGAAGCTAACTTGATAAATTTGGGCAAAAATAACAAGGTCATGAATACTTTCGCCAAAGATACCCTGCGATTACACGAATTACGCCATACAAGCTGTCGTGAAGATATTTTGGAAATTTTACAAAACCGTGCTTCTGCGCTTTCACACGGGGATTTAGAAAATGGCTTAAAAGACCGCTACGACCGCGTTACTATTTACCGTACCCTAAAAACGTTCGTTGATAAAGGCATTATTCATAAAGTGTTGGACGAAGATGGCCTTCGCTACGCTTTGTGCAAAGATGCTTGCCAAGAGCACAATCACCACCACGACCACGTTCATTTTAAATGCCAAATGTGCGGTAAAACCACTTGTTTGGAAGACATTCATGTTCCGTCGCTGGCCCTACCCGCAGGTTTCAAATCCAAAGAAGTGAATTTATTGATTCAAGGCACTTGTTCGATTTGTAATAAGTAACTTTTACCGTTAACTAAAACAAGTTGATTTTCTGAGCATTAGAAGCAACTTTTGTCGTAAAGAATACCCTCACTTCAAATTTCTATACGACAATGAGACAGTTATCCATGCTTACCTCAGCACTTCTTTTTTTGAATGTGCTTTCTCTGAATGCTCAGTCCATTACCCTTACGCCCAATACAAACGGCAATCCCCAAGAAGGCCGATTGTATTATGATAATTCGGCCAAAGAACTTCGGTTCTGGAACGGGTCGGTTTATGTACCAGTCGGCAACTCGGGTAGCCCAACGCCAGGCTGGGTCAATTCGGGAACAAACCTCTTCAATGCAAATACGGGCAACTTGGGCGTAGGCACCGAATCGCCTACCTCAAAGCTTACGATACGTCATAATTTCTCCAATATCCTATCCCTTCTACACCTCAACGCCTTAAGCACGGGTTTAACCAACTCTATTTTTTTTGGAGGTAGTAACTACACCACTGGAATTATCTCTACCATTGGTACATCTAGTTCGGCTGCCCGAATGGCATTTTCAACGGGCTATTCGTTTTCAGGGGGCGTTTTCAACATGCAAGAACGGCTGAGTATTGCCAATGATGGAAAAGTAGGAGTCAATCAGCCTGCGCCCCAAGCAACATTGGATGTGGGTGGAAGCATTCGTTTTTCGGGGAGTAACCCTGCGGCATTTGTAGTAACGGCAACCTCGGGAGTCAATACCTATTCAGCACTCCCATTTTCGGGTTCACCTTCCTTAATAACTGCCGCTGGGGGTAAATGTTACGCCATCAGAATCGACCACCCGATGTGTAACAATAACGCCAATGCCATATTGATGGTAACTGCTCAAGTGTCAACTTTCGGTGGGGTTCAATATAATAACGGTTATTGGTACTTGATTCCAAGCAGCAACGAGCGCTATACCGTTGGACGTTTTAGCGCCCGACTCGACTGTACCAACACCGCAGCTTGCGTAGATGCCCTTTTTATTGGAGACCGTGAGTCGGAGTATTTTTTCAATGGCAATAAATTCAACGTGCTGATTATTCAAAATTAAGTGCTGTCGGTGCTGGAGGTTTCTTCCCGTGCTTTCGGTTTCTCAAAACCGAAAGTGAGGTTTCTCAAAACCTCGTTTTAATCAGTTTTGAGAAACCTCACGCGTCAGATTTGGTCTAAAAGTCGGTTTTGAGAAACCGACCTCACAGGGCAGAAACCCACTTCACAGGTTAGTGTCGGCCTCCTCGACCGCCGCCACTAAATCCGCCTCGGAATCCTCCACCGCCATAGCTATAACTTCTTGGCGCAGAAAATGACTGGTACGACTGACGAGTTTGAGGTCGTGCTTGATATGTTCGTGCTGATTCGTTACGGTAGGTTTGGCGTCCCGTATTTCCTGCCGACAAGCGAGGACTAGCAGGACGTGGCATGTTCAAAATTCGGTTTTCGGGAGAAAAACCAGACCGATTTACGTAATAACCAGCGGGGTAACGACGCACGTAAAAAGAGTTGTTTAACCAAGGGCGTCGAATGCCTTGATTAAGCATGACGATATAGGCCGAATTAAGGTTTATCCCTGCATACATACTGGGCAAAAAGGCCGAAGAAGCCCAAATACCCGCATTGTTGTACCAAAACAGTTGCGACGACAAATCATAATACATGCCGTAATCGGGCAAATAATAGTACTGAACACCCGCAACCGCAGCGCCTTGAGGAGCCCAAGTGGGAGGTACGTAGCTTTGATAAGTAGTACCCGACGCTATGGTATAGGTATTAGGTGAACAAGAATCGAGGGTAAAAAGGGTAACGAAAGCGACTACCCCTATGCCAATAAATCGACGTACCCCTTGAAACGGAGCGTGCTTTAGCGTTTTCATGACACAGTTTGTTTTAATGGATAATACTTGGTGAACATTTTACGAACACTCGAATTGATTTGGTTTTGGATGCGGTTGATTTTTCCGCTCAACGTTCCTTGAGCCACCCCTTCCCAAAGTACTTCTTTGGTTTTGGCATCCAAAATATCAATGACCAGCGTTCCTTCAGTGTATTGGGTTTGGTAAGGATAACCTCCTCCCCCCCAGCCCATCATGCCGTAAGGGTAAAAACCGCCCCAACGCCCCCATCCACCGAAGTAGGGATAAAAACCGCCTGAATAATTGGTGCGGCGTTGTTGCTGGGTGTAAGTATGAAATTGTATAAGAGCATCTGGTGCATCTTCATCTTCTTTCATTCCACGAGTGAGCAACTCCGTCCCCACTGACTGCTTGACGGTAGCCGAAAGCAAATCGCTGTTATACATCGGATTAGGCCCCGCTTTGACGTCAGGGCGTAACCAAGCAAAGGTTTTGTACTTACCCAAATCGGCGGCGGGGTTGATTCCTGCACTTACTTGGGCGAAAGCAGCTGAAACGGTCAGGGCAATCATTCCGAAAAACACTGACCCCATTTTTACGAACTTTTTCATTGTTTTCTAGCTATTAATTGGGTTATATTCTTGACCAAAAGAATACCACAATTCTGTAGAAAATCTATAGAAAACGGTATTGGGCCGTATTTTTTTAAGTTTTAATCACTTTTTTATTTACCCGCCGATGCCGCTGAATAGTACAAACGCAGATTTACGCTGAAAAAAGACTTTGTCAACCCATTCTTCTGCGGCATTCTGCGGCTCTACATCTGCGCTTATCTGCGGGTAAAACTTTAAACACAGGCTTACACAACACTTCGACCTCAAAATGCGTAAATGTGTTTGTAAGAAAATTTGGTAGAGATTATGAAAATCTTAATCATTGAAGACGAAGAATCATTGGCACATCCATTGCGCGAATACTTAACCAGCGAAGGCCACCTGTGTGAGTGGGTTTCGACTTATCTGGCTGCCGAAGAAAAAATAGGCGTTTATGAGTACGACTGCGTGTTGGTTGACATCATGCTTCCAGGTGGTTCGGGCCTTGATTTGGTCGATTTGCTCAAAAAAACGCAGTCACAGGCGGGAATTATCATCATTTCAGCCAAAAATGCGCTCGACGATAAAATTTTGGGGCTCGAACTCGGCGCAGATGATTATTTAACCAAACCTTTTCATTTGTCCGAACTGAACGCCCGCATCAAATCCATCCAACGGCGGCGGCAATTTGCGGGCAATCGTGAAATCAAATTTGGTGATATTCGCATTGTGCCCGATTCTAAAGAAGTATGGGTACATGATTCGGAAATTGTCCTGACCCGCAAAGAATACGATTTATTAATGTATCTGGTAGCCAATGCCAACCGCGTGCTGAGCAAAGGTGCCATTTCTGAACACCTGTACGGCGATGAAATCGACCAAGCCAATAGCTTTGATTTCTTATATTCGCACATGAAAAACCTCCGAAAAAAATTATCCGAACAAGGCTGCCCCGACTACATTCAAACGGTTTATGGGGTAGGTTATAAATTTGCCGCATGACGCTCATCACCAAAGCCACCCGCTCCTTTTTACTTGCCTGCCTTGTTGCCTTGGCCGTGGGGGGAGTGAGTTGCTTTTGGTTTTTACACAAAATCATGGACAACGAAGCCTCCGAGCAGTTGCTCCACGAAAAAGAACAAGTGGAAGATTATGTCAACGAGATTGGGGTTTTACCCAAACGATGGTTTTCCATTTCGGACAGCCTTTGGGCCATTCGCACGCATCCTCCCTTGCCGATGGTAATGAGTGACACCGTTTTATTTAGTACCGTCCAGAAAGAATACCTAGCTTATCGTCAACTTAGTTTTGGAATTGCGACCCTCAACGGCTATTATCAAGTTAATATCCGAAAAGCATTGTACGAAACCCAAGGACTCAAACAAGCTCTTTTGTTGGCATTTTCTGGCTTGAGTATCGTCTTGGTAGGACTGTTGTTTTTTATCAATTACCGTCTTTCCAGAAGCCTGTGGAAACCGTTTTACCGCACCCTTGATACCCTCAAAACGTTCCAATTGGCACAAAAAGAGCCTTTAAAGTTTCGGAGAACGAGCATCACTGAATTTCAAACCCTTCAGTTAAATCTAACAAAACTGACCAATCAACTTCGGCAAGATTACCAAAGCCTTAAAACGTTTACCGAAAACGCCTCGCACGAACTCCAAACGCCCTTGGCCGTCATTGCGTCCAATTTAGACTTACTCATTCAAGCCCCCAACCTGACCGAAGAACAGCTCGAACGCATCGGAAATCTGATTGAAACGGTGGGAAATTTATCCAAAATGAACCACAGTTTGTTGCTTTTAACCAAAATAGAAAACGGTCAGTTTACCGACGCCGTTGAGCTTGATTTGAGTTCGTTGCTTTCCGAAAAAATCGACCTCTGGGAACCGCTCATTCAAGACAAGGGCTTGACCCTTCACCAACAGATTGCTCCCAATGTTCGCCTCCACATCCATAAATTGTTGGTGGATGTGTTGTTGAACAACCTACTTGGGAATGCCCTCAAACACAACCAACCCAACGGCAGCATTCGGGTTGAGCTCACCCAAAATACCCTTATTTTATCCAACACAGGCCCCCAGCCGACCCTTCCCGTTGACCAGCTTTGGGAAAGATTCAGCAAAGGTTCTTCCCGTACTGATTCCGTTGGATTAGGACTGGCGCTTGTCAAACAGATTGCTGATACCTACCATTTCCCTATTTCTTACCACTTCCAAGACGGCTGGCACCACGTCCAAATCTCATTTAACATTTCTTAACACTCGGCCCTTCGTTTCTACAGAATCTCTACAAAATCGCGCCGTAATCTTGTTGCATCAATCAGCCACAAAGGCGTTGACAAACGATTCTTACAACCTAAAAAAACGAAAAGCCATGAGTCAAAATTGGAAACAGCTCGCCTTGGTAGGATTAATCTCAGGGGGAGTTTCAGTAGGAGCTTTAGAATTGCTCCACCAAACAAATCAAGATGTTATATTGAAAGAAGCGCCGTTAGCTTCGTTGGCCAAGCTCACTTCCGCAGGAGGCCCCGCTGGCGTACCAGGTGATTTTACCTACGCCGCCGACGTTTCGATGCCTGCCGTCGTACACATTACCTCGACCATCAAAACGAGGGGAGAAAATGCCCAAAATCTTCAGATTCCCGAAGCTTTCCGCGAGTTTTTTGGCGACCGCGCTCCCAATATGCAGCAAGGGCCTCAAAAACAACAGGCGTCTGGTTCGGGCGTGATTATTAGCCCCGACGGCTACATTGTCACCAACAACCATGTGGTTGAAGGCGCTGAAGAACTGGAAGTTGTGTTGAACAACAAACACACCTACAAGGCCAAGGTGATTGGCACCGACCCATCGACTGATTTGGCGGTGATTCAGATTCCTGCCAAAAACTTGCAGGCATTGACTTTTGCTAATTCTGACGCGGCAAAAATTGGTGAATGGGTGGTAGCGGTTGGGAATCCATTCAACTTGGAATCGACCGTAACGACGGGGATTATTAGTGCCAAAGGCCGTGGATTGGGTATCATTGGTCAAAAACAACAAAATGAATTTAGCGGCCCTGCGCGTAAAGGTGATTCTCCGCTTGAGTCCTTCATCCAAACGGATGCCGTCGTAAACCCTGGTAATTCGGGTGGTGCGTTGGTTAACCTCAAATGTGAATTGGTAGGTATCAACACCGCAATCGCGAGCCCAACGGGTAGTTATGCAGGGTATTCGTTTGCCGTTCCTTCCAATTTGGTCAAAAAAGTAGCGGGCGATTTGATTAAGTATGGCAACGTACAACGTGGTTACTTAGGCATTATGCTCGACGAATTGGACAGCAAAAAAGCCGACGAATACGGCGTAAAAGAAACCGAAGGGGTTTACGTAAAATCGTTTTCTCCCAACAGTGCCGCCAAAGAAGCGGGTCTAAAACCTGGGGACGTGATTTTGAAAGTTGATGGCAACAACGTCAATACCGTACCGCAATTGCAGGAATTGATTGGCCGTAAACAACCTGGAGAATCGGCAAAACTCGCCATTAGCCGCGACGGCAGTGTCAAAGACATAGCTGTAACGCTTCGTAACCGCGACGGTGGAAATCAGTTATTGAAACCCGATGCCGCCGAAGTTGTCCTCAACGACCTTGGCGTTCAGCTCAATGACTTGTCACCTCGTGAAAAAACCGTTTTGAAAGAAAATGGGATAGAAGGAGGGGCCAAAGTAGGCAGTATCGAAGCAGGAAAACTTTCAAGAGCAGGCGTACAAGAAGGATTCATTATCACCAAGTTGAACGGCAAAGTGATTCGTTCGGTGCAAGAATTCAAAAACGCCATTGAAGGTAAAAAAGGAACAAGGGTTCAAATCGAAGGGATTTATTCCGACGAGCCCACCGACAGTTTTACGTTTGGATTTAACGTTTAAACGTAAATTCATGGCTGTGTTAAGAGAAGTAAACGCACTCGGCAGTTTGCCGAGTGCGTTTCTTTTATGACTATCGAGGACCTTTTTTACCCTCGTTACGTTTGGCATACCAAGGACGTTGTCCACTCTTTGCTTTGGCGGCTCCGCCTTGTTCGGGGGCATTGCCCGACGGCTTGGGTCTAGCCCTTTGGAAATTGTTTGATTTTGGCGTTGCTGACTGTGGCTTAGGCTTAGCAACCTCATTTCCAGGCTTCTGACTTTGAGGATACGGGTGTTCTTCGACCACAGGAATCACCTTATCAATCAATTTCTGAATATCTTTCAACGATTTACGTTCTTCCGTTTCGCAAAATGAGTAAGCCGTTCCCGAAGCGCCCGCCCGTCCTGTTCGTCCAATTCGGTGAACGTAGGTTTCGGGGATATTCGGTATTTCGTAGTTAAAAACGTGCGCCAATTCGTCCACGTCGATACCACGCGCGGCAATGTCCGTCGCTACCAAAACACGGGTAGTTTTTGCTTTAAAGTTATTCAACGCATTTTGGCGAGCGTTTTGTGATTTATTTCCGTGGATTGATTCAGCTTTGATGTTATGTCGCATCAACACTTTCATCACTTTATCGGCGCCAAATTTGGTACGCGTAAACACCAATGCGTTTTCTATTTTCTTTTCTTCCAACAAATGAATCAACAAATTGGCTTTGTTTTCTTTATCCACAAAATACACCCACTGTTGAATCAAATCGACCGTTGACGATACGGGCGTCACTTCTACTTTTTCGGGTTCATGCAAAATAGTATCGGCCAATTTGACAATCTCGGGTGGCATCGTGGCCGAGAAAAACAGTGATTGACGGCGCGGAGGCAGCACGGCAATTACCTTCCGAACGTCATGAATAAAGCCCATGTCGAGCATTCGGTCGGCTTCATCCAACACAAAGATTTCGAGGTATTTAAGGCTTACAAAACGTTGAGCCATTAAGTCCAGCAAGCGCCCAGGCGTTGCCACCAGAATGTCCACACCGTTGTGAAGGGCATCCGTCTGACGAGCTTGTTTTACCCCGCCAAAAATAACGGTATGTTTCAAACCCGTATAACGGCCATAAGAGGCCAAACTTTCCCCGATTTGAATCGCTAACTCGCGGGTTGGCGTCAGAATGAGCGCTTTGATGGCGCGTTGTTTGGCATTTCGATGCAATTGCCGCTCCGACAAAAGTTGAAGAATTGGAATGGCAAAAGCGGCGGTTTTCCCCGTTCCCGTTTGGGCACATCCGAGCAAATCTTTTCCGCTTAAAACAATCGGAATGGCTTCGGCCTGAATCGGGGTTGGAGTTTCGTATCCCTCGGCCGTTAGTGCGCGGCGAATAGGGTCAATTAATTGAAGTGAGTCAAATGTCATGTAATCTTGTATAAATAAAAAGCGTGGAAAGTAGCTACTTTCCACGCTCATCGGGTAACTATACCGCAAAGATAGGTAAATAATTACAACGACTTAATTTTTAAATTCTTCCAGTTGACTTTGATACCCCCACCGTCGTGAATTTGAAGGGCAATTGACCCGTTTCCAGCGCCAATTTTCTCGTCGTTGATGTCCACCATTTCGTGGCCGTTCAACCACGTACGAACGCGCGGCCCTTCTGCTCTGATTTTAAGGGTATTCCATTCACCAAATTTCAAAAATCCTTCTTTCTCGTCGGGAATCTGAATCAACCAACCACGGCCGTACGATTCGTAAATTCCGCCCGTATCGTGGTTTGGAGGGGCTACTTCTACCTGCCAGCCGCTAATTTTGGTACTTCCGTCGGGAATATTTGAACGAATAAAAACGCCGCTGTTGCCGTTGGCACCTTGTTTAAAATCAACCGACAGTTCGAAGTTCTTGTAGGTTTTGGTCGTTGCTAAGTATCCATAACCTTTGTCAGGACCACTTTCACAGATCAATTCACCGTCTTGAACGTACCATTTTTCGGTACCATATACCTTCCAACCTGTGAGGTCTTTACCGTTAAATAAATTTTCTTTTTTTTGGGCCATGGCCCCCGTTGTCAACGCCAATGAGCAGGCAGCAATTAGAAATGGTTTACGTAGATTTGAGAGAAACATTACTTTAAAGGATAAACGGTTAGTGTAAATAATTATCAGTGCAAAACAAGTCTTTTTTAACGTGAAAACCTCACTTTTTCTTACCTCCGCCCTCATTATTGGTAGCTTTTTTTCAATAAAAGCGCAAGATAATGCCCCCATTAGCCTTCAAGAGCTTTGGAAATCGGACACACTCCTCCGCACGCCCGAGTCGGTTTTGTACGACCCCAAAGGGAAACAATTGTTTGTGGCCAATATCAACAAAATGAACGTTGATAAACCCGATGGCGACGGCTTTATCTCTATTTTGAGCACCGATGGAAAAATCAAAAACCTCAAGTGGACAACAGGGCTTAATGACCCCAAGGGCATGGGAATTGTAAAAAAATCGTTGTTTGTGGCTGATTTAAAAGACCTTGTCGAAATCGACTTAACCTCAGGAGTTATTCTGAAACGCCATGCGGCGATCGGTTCGGTGATGCTCAATGACGTAAGTGTAAGTCCCAAAGGAGAAATTTTTGTGAGTGACTCGCGCGGACATAAACTGTACCGATACGCCGATGGAAAATTAGAATTGTATTTGGATGACCCTAATTTGCAAGGCCCTAACGGCGTTTTTGCCGAAAAAGAGCACCTGATTGTCGCTTCCGCAGGAACGGGCAATTTGTGGAAATTGGATTATGGCACCAAAAAATTCAGTTCATGGGCCATGACCAACAAAACCGCCGATGGGATTCTTCGTCATGGTGATAACTACTTGATTTCGTGCTGGCACGGTGAAATTTATTGCGTCAAACCAGATGGTAAAGTGTGGAAGCTCATCGACAGCAAAAATCCGCAAGTCAATACGGCTGATTTTGGTTTTATTTCTGACAAAAAAACGGTTTTAGTCCCTAACTTTTATAAAAATACGGTGACGGCTTATTTGATTAAGTAAATTATTTTGAACCATATAAGGGATTATAAGAAAAACTTATATGCTCTTATATGTCTTATATGGTTCAACACATCCAACAATGGAAATCTTCCTCAGTCTCTGCTTGGGCGTCGGCTTAGCGGCATGCTCAGGTTTTCGGGTGTTTGTGCCCCTGCTTATCAGCAGCTTGGGCATTCATTTTGGCCTCGTCAACGTCGATACGGGCTTTGAATGGATGGGAACGTGGGCAGCCATCGCAGTACTAGCCAGTGCAACCGTACTTGAGATTGGCGGCTATTACATTCCTTGGGTCGATAATTTGCTAGACACCATCGCGACACCCGCCGCCGTAGCCGCTGGAACGCTACTGACCACTTCTTTTATCGAAATTGACAATCCTCTGTTGCAGTGGGGCTTGGGAATCATCATGGGTGGAGGAACGGCAGGCTTCATCCAAGCAGGCACGAGCCTTGTCCGATTGGCTTCCTCTAAATTCAGCGGAGGACTGGCCAATCCCGTCGTCTCCACCGTCGAAAATGTCACCGCCATCGGCTTTTCACTTTTTACCTTTTGGTTGCCCGTGGTCGCTTTTGTATTGGTCGTTTTATTTATCGTTTGGTTAATACAAAAGTTACTAGCTCGAAAAAGTAAAACCACTTGATTCTAGGCTTTTAGCCCTATACGCGTCTCTGCCTGCAAAAAACCAAACATGAAAACCAACCGTCGCGACTTCGTCAAACAACTTGGAATTGTATCGGCTTCTACGGCTGCCGTTCCTCACTTCAATATCATTAAAAGCCTGAACGACAACAAAATCCGAATTGCTACCATTGGAATGGGAATTCAGGGTTTTCAGGACACCAAAGCCGCCTTACGCACCGATATGTGTGAGCTAGTTGCGGCGGCTGACTTGTACGATGGACGGCTCGCCCACGTAAAAGAAACATTTGGTAATCACGTATTTACCACCCGCGACTACCGCGAAGTACTTGAACGAAAAGACGTGGATGCGGTTCTCATCGTGACACCCGATCACTGGCACGACCGCATTTCGATTGCCGCCCTCAAAAAAGGCAAACACGTTTACTGCGAGAAACCGATGGTACAAAACATCGAAGAAGGAGCGGCCGTCATTGCTGCCGCAAAA contains:
- a CDS encoding Do family serine endopeptidase, translating into MSQNWKQLALVGLISGGVSVGALELLHQTNQDVILKEAPLASLAKLTSAGGPAGVPGDFTYAADVSMPAVVHITSTIKTRGENAQNLQIPEAFREFFGDRAPNMQQGPQKQQASGSGVIISPDGYIVTNNHVVEGAEELEVVLNNKHTYKAKVIGTDPSTDLAVIQIPAKNLQALTFANSDAAKIGEWVVAVGNPFNLESTVTTGIISAKGRGLGIIGQKQQNEFSGPARKGDSPLESFIQTDAVVNPGNSGGALVNLKCELVGINTAIASPTGSYAGYSFAVPSNLVKKVAGDLIKYGNVQRGYLGIMLDELDSKKADEYGVKETEGVYVKSFSPNSAAKEAGLKPGDVILKVDGNNVNTVPQLQELIGRKQPGESAKLAISRDGSVKDIAVTLRNRDGGNQLLKPDAAEVVLNDLGVQLNDLSPREKTVLKENGIEGGAKVGSIEAGKLSRAGVQEGFIITKLNGKVIRSVQEFKNAIEGKKGTRVQIEGIYSDEPTDSFTFGFNV
- a CDS encoding DEAD/DEAH box helicase — protein: MTFDSLQLIDPIRRALTAEGYETPTPIQAEAIPIVLSGKDLLGCAQTGTGKTAAFAIPILQLLSERQLHRNAKQRAIKALILTPTRELAIQIGESLASYGRYTGLKHTVIFGGVKQARQTDALHNGVDILVATPGRLLDLMAQRFVSLKYLEIFVLDEADRMLDMGFIHDVRKVIAVLPPRRQSLFFSATMPPEIVKLADTILHEPEKVEVTPVSSTVDLIQQWVYFVDKENKANLLIHLLEEKKIENALVFTRTKFGADKVMKVLMRHNIKAESIHGNKSQNARQNALNNFKAKTTRVLVATDIAARGIDVDELAHVFNYEIPNIPETYVHRIGRTGRAGASGTAYSFCETEERKSLKDIQKLIDKVIPVVEEHPYPQSQKPGNEVAKPKPQSATPKSNNFQRARPKPSGNAPEQGGAAKAKSGQRPWYAKRNEGKKGPR
- a CDS encoding DUF1080 domain-containing protein; its protein translation is MFLSNLRKPFLIAACSLALTTGAMAQKKENLFNGKDLTGWKVYGTEKWYVQDGELICESGPDKGYGYLATTKTYKNFELSVDFKQGANGNSGVFIRSNIPDGSTKISGWQVEVAPPNHDTGGIYESYGRGWLIQIPDEKEGFLKFGEWNTLKIRAEGPRVRTWLNGHEMVDINDEKIGAGNGSIALQIHDGGGIKVNWKNLKIKSL
- a CDS encoding SMP-30/gluconolactonase/LRE family protein, which produces MKTSLFLTSALIIGSFFSIKAQDNAPISLQELWKSDTLLRTPESVLYDPKGKQLFVANINKMNVDKPDGDGFISILSTDGKIKNLKWTTGLNDPKGMGIVKKSLFVADLKDLVEIDLTSGVILKRHAAIGSVMLNDVSVSPKGEIFVSDSRGHKLYRYADGKLELYLDDPNLQGPNGVFAEKEHLIVASAGTGNLWKLDYGTKKFSSWAMTNKTADGILRHGDNYLISCWHGEIYCVKPDGKVWKLIDSKNPQVNTADFGFISDKKTVLVPNFYKNTVTAYLIK
- a CDS encoding DUF4126 domain-containing protein; translation: MEIFLSLCLGVGLAACSGFRVFVPLLISSLGIHFGLVNVDTGFEWMGTWAAIAVLASATVLEIGGYYIPWVDNLLDTIATPAAVAAGTLLTTSFIEIDNPLLQWGLGIIMGGGTAGFIQAGTSLVRLASSKFSGGLANPVVSTVENVTAIGFSLFTFWLPVVAFVLVVLFIVWLIQKLLARKSKTT